The following DNA comes from Thunnus thynnus chromosome 3, fThuThy2.1, whole genome shotgun sequence.
TATACAGTGATCGCTTCCTTTGTTTAAATACAGAACAATTGCAGTACATGTAATCATTCTAATGTGAATAATTACTTTGATTACTTGATTCTGCTGAATACATTGTTTTACAATGATCACACCTATTATAGCCTGTCTTTAAAACTgcaattcatttcatttcagctgtgTAAACTAAGTGTGAAATGTGAACATTTAGCAGTCAAAACAAACCTCTTAACAGGCTTATTAAGACCTGTCACTTGTCTGTAAGAAATATTACTTCTGCTTTGTGCATCTGATATGTTGTCAAAGTTTTAGTGAATAACTCCTACTTTATTGCGAATGTATTGCCATCTCAAACACTTATTTTACAATAATCAAACCAATTGATACTTAAAGTGACTGTCCGGGGAGAATATGTAATTCAATCGAGGCCTTTACGTAAACACAGATTAATTTACTCTATTAAAATCCATTCAGTCATTTGGTGGGGTATAGCCAGCCTAAAATGGCATGGCCTTTACCTGAAATGTTGTTCTTCTCGATGTTTTCGGGCTTTTTGTGTAAGCCAGTGTCCTGAACTCCTGGTCTGTCATTTTGAAAACTATAAACAGCCTCCTGTGATTGCGTTCATTGACATTAGCATGCTAGCTAGTGTTCGCTAACTGTAACTAGTAGCTACTAAGCTTCCTATGGTGCTATTATAGCTAAATTAACCAAGATGATGATTGTCGGCTTCGATAAATACCACGCAGCTATTCATATGCTACTTTCTAAAGGCACATTGGTAGCTACAGAACGCTGGCTGACGGACTTGTTGATGGTAACCTAGGGAAACGTAGAGTTCCGGTTTCAACACTGCGCACGCTCATATCATTACCAAACAAAAGCGGTTTTTGGGCGACTGATTAGCTGGTAGTTTGGCGCTAGAATAATTTTCAATATTTGACATTATTTCGGAGCATTGAATTAATGCTGCTGATATTAGTAAATTATGTAACTATTATTAATAGTTATCTGTCGTTGCTTCACATACAGCAGAGCGGTAACCTGTTTTGTAAAGCTGCAATGATAGACTGTAGCCTAATTAAAGATCTGAGTTTTTAATACATATAATCTCTATTAAGATTTGTATATGTAACATCTTTGTTCTAAAGAGCCTTTGTATTTCACGTTTTTCCTGTTTGCTTTAGCAAATTTTTGTCTGTCAGTAAATAGATATGTGTATTCAATCACTAGCAGAGAGGTTACTTTTCTGTATTATGAACAAGGTAAAGGAAATACACATTCTTCACAAAGTCCCTAGTTGGCAGATTCACTGATAGTGATTTTAGTTAGGCATTCTGTCATTTATGCACGTCTATATTTGTGAATATTGTAatatctatttttatattttttgatcAAATTTCCCTGACTGTGTTGAAGCTATAAGTTTTACATTGGTATCATTTAATAAAGATGTTGGATGACTTTTCACTGGAAAATCACCAAAACCACACTCAGGTTGTGTTAAATGTTCACATTTCACACTTagttttcacagcagaaattGTTTTGCAGCTGTTTCAGTATAAAAAACACATAGTGCTCATATAATCAATCAAAACAGGTTGAGAAAGTTAACCTCCTtccaaaattacaaaacaatatatgtacaaacacagagcacagttttcatccatttcattcatgttattaatttttgtactgtgtgtattgctttgtttgttgttgtttgcctCTACATTTTTAGGATACTTTTAGCTTTacaggtgtgtatgtgagatGGGCACCAGCAAGTTTCTGCCTTCCCTAATATTCATTGATAAAAGGCCCAATCTGTGATCCCAGTTTAAGCAAATCTGTATTTCATATCCAAAAACTTTAATGGAAGCATAACACATTTACTGCTAATCTATGGAACCTTTAAAGGGAAGTAAAACAGTCGAATGCAATTCTTCAAACGGTGTTTCTCTGAAATACTTGCTTGATGATGACACAGAAATCTTGGGTGGTTGGTTTATCTGAATGGAGATGTTGCCTATATTCTCAGAAATGAAAATCAAGTTTCTTGATATTTATTCACtagttaaaacagaaaaaatctgTTCAATTAAATAACTACATCGATTACATCACATAAATTCAATTGATCCTTTTTCTATACTGTAGTTAGTTCAGATTTGATGGATTTATGTgttatgtacatgtacatgctgttttagaaaaagacaaaagtaatACTAATTAAATGACAACACTATCAGTGTGCACTTTACAGttttcaaacaaaacacagccagGCAGCATGATtcaatctttttattttttgttttgttataggAAAAGTGCATAGTTGAAGCCCTTTTTCTCAGACAGTAACAGTGTAAATTGAGGTCTCCTGTGGTACCACATACTTGTTCATCTCAACAATCTAGTATGGCTTCACTCTTCATTATATACAACTATTTATGTTTAACCCGATCTTTTCCTTCATTATAGTTCCTCCCTGACTGTACAAAGAATTTTACTGTACATTCACCGATGTGTTAATGAAGAGTAGCCAGTGACTAAAGACTGTTGGGATGAACTCACAACTCGGCCCACAGTTGTTACAGATCATATCCAGGTTTTGAACTCTTACACCATGCGTTTAAGAAAGAACCTTCAATTTTTAGACAAATCTGTCTCATTTCTGATATCACAGGTAGTCTGGAACATATCCCGAGGCCCTGATACACTTTAATAAACACGTTTCCACCATGACAGGGCCAGAAAGTGGAAACGTTCAGAAAATTTAGTCAGtgaatagaaaacagaaaacccTGTATGATGTAATGCATCCCAATAGCCAACAATGGATGTATAAAAATACCACTTATCATGATTTTCCATTTCTCTTGAGTGTTAATTCCACTCTATGATAACTTTGAGGCTAGGGTTTGAGTTTTAAATATCCACTAACATTTACACAAATGATTATGGAACAAAACAACATTCACCACTGCATCGGTCTGCATTAGGGGTTTCTATTTTTCTGGCCACGAATTGTATTCAACCTTTAATCTAATCCTGTGAGAAAAAAACCCTGTAGTGTGAACCATGCAGATggatagaaaagaaaacatgacagaGAAGTTCTACTGCAGATCATTCCCTCCTGCTTTTACCATCACagatttcaaataaaaaattacCTCAAATATTGCTATTCTGTCTCAAGAAAGTTGATTTCTAAATGAGCTTTGAGACCAGAACTAAAAATTTACATTGGCACTGAAAACTCTAGAATGCTCCTTTTTAACTAATTTCCTTTTCACTGATTTGACATATGATAAAGATGTTGTGAAGTAGAAACTTTGGATTGCTCCAATTAATCACAGACTGCTGTGATTCTttatagaaaaagaaaacaggctCTTGTCGCCACAAGGACAAAATCAGTACAACATACCTTCAAAAGTAATTATATACCACAAGAAAAGTGCTAATAAAATATCATTTCTGGCTACTACATCAGGTTCAATATACACAAAGGAATATATCACTTCCTTTGTTTAACCACAAAACAATTACAGTACATGTAATCATTCTAATGTGAATAATTAATATGATGATTTGTTTGTGCTGAGTATAATGTTTTTCACACTGATTATACCCTGTTTTTAAGACTGCAATTCATTTCATCTCAGCTGTGTAAACTGAGTGTGAAATGTGAACATTTAACAGTCAAAGCAAACCTCTTAACAGGCTTATTAAGACCTGTCACTTGTCTGTAAGAATTATTACTTCTGCTTTGTGCATCTGATATGTTGTTAAAATTTTATTGAATAACTAATAACTTATTGCAAATGTATTGCCATACAATAATCAAACCAATTAATACTTAAAGTGACTGGCCGGGGCACATATGTAATTTAATCGAGGCCTTTACGTAAACACAGATTTACTCTGTTAAAATCCATTCTTAAATCAGACCAAATCTAAATGTAGCATTTTTAGCTAAGAATGATGAATTTAGCAAATTCGTCATTCTGCTGGTTTAAATATGCAATTTAAAAGTATGGTGTGATACGACATCATTACTGGCACTGTTTTGGAGTTTGTGACTTTAAAGTGGAAAGAGTGGAATGTTTCAGAGAGTCTGAAGAAGCCGCCACCTTTCATTACCCAGCAAGCACTGGAACAACAATTTGATCTGCCCAAAAGGGGATTCTTGGCTaccccttccctctcctccaACCCATGTGACACATTCCTTAATTTTGACTTCATGTCTGAGTCTGAGAGCTGCGATCAGAGACTGACTCAGAACGATGCCCCACCCTCTGACTGAAGACTTGGTGAAGTCACACAGAGCCCAAGTGATATATCAACAGGCCGATATTGTCGGCCAATGTtattattggatatcagtttaTCACAGAAATATTGTATCACTGTTGGCTTATATGCAAAACAATTTTAGTGCTTATTTCTCTTaattcaggttttgtttttgatgtaactgtgtttttatgtatagTAATTAAATTTCCCGTGACATTAACTGATCATATCTTTAACCAATAATAACTGAAGCTGAAGAATAATCCATGCAtcatcatgtacagtatatcagatTATTTTTACGTGCTGGCCTCAAAAGTCCAGTAACAGTTGGGTTCTAGTAACAGGAATCATAGAAAGATCTACCCCGATAAAACAATGGTATCagaatgggaaaaaaagaaaaaaagatatttgtaTGAAGGTTGAGAGGGACGCTGTTCCAGTCACAGCAACTAGAGCTTTGATACTGTGCAGCTCCAGTCAAGAGCAGGTGGATGAGTGATGGTTCTTTGGCTCCACTGCTAGTCAACAGGTGGTGCTGGGGGCTCTCTTCCATCTCTCTGCAAACCCCAAAATAAGGAAGGTAGATTAACATAATGCAAGTCTCTAAAACAGAAGTGAACAATCTGGATGACGATAAAGAGCTTTGGAAGAGAATTGGCCTTCTTAACAAATATGGACCTAACAACTGTCAAACATAGCAACTGTTGACAAACatggaaaaataatgaatgaaacagaTTGGTCTAAAACCAATTCAAAATCTCCAGTCATAACAGCTGCAATTTAAATTGCACAAAGACTCCCGACAAAAACTAATTCTAACCAATATAAGCATAAAATGTGATGACAGGTTTTTAATTTTCCATCTCCTTTTGCGTGTGTCGTCCCTCCTCGATTCTCTTAATATTGGTCGATTGCTTTAGCATTGTTTGCTGCTGTAACGTGTATTGAGACACCCTAGTGTGATTTTGTACTTTAAATAAGAtaaactttactttactttaaaacagcaacaactgtaactatcaacagaaaaaaagactatttgtAGCAGTGACTGCACATTAAGGCCATAAAATGACATGACAGGATGTTTTATTGACACCAATAAGAGAAAAGCAGTCACCAAGCATGATAAAGACTGTTGACAGTGTTAATAAAAGACCCATGATCATATACTTTCACAGTCACTCCCACAAACActtagtttattttttcatgttccTCTTGCTGTTTTTAGCACCTCTAGCTCTGCAGTTCTTgtcttgtgaggcagctggagtTACGCGCTTGTGTCTGAACCACTGGcggttcagaccaatcagcgtcctatgaggattctcgcgtgatcttgtgaatccagctgcctcgcaaggtaagacggtgatagatggatggttcatccaatcacctgccaagtagtttttgaaagtgcctgcctttttccaaacagtttccgaggatgacttctcagatggttctgtgtaacaaaccatccaACACATCAGGTTACTGCAGTACACACTGTGCATgtaatttttttcctcttttaacaGTAgcaataaatgtatgtatataagtCAATTTCTTCTCTGCATGTTTCAcagtattttatctttaaaacaaGGCATGTAACTTTACAAGTCATAGTCCTAATAACTAACATAAAGCAATATAAATACCAATAATGTTGCTTCTTTCTTTGatcaatttttatttcttaatcCAAGGTTATAGCGTTCATCACATTATGATGTCGTTCATTTTCATCTTGGTAAATTGTGTCTTATTCAGTGTCACTTGAAGCAGATTTTTGCCTGATAAAAGCAAATTCCTTTCGATGTTGTGATTCACTGCCCATGGTAAGATAAGTGTCAAGGTAAATCCAGACAGAGCAGGaactacatttaaaatatcACTGTTTGTTATGTAGGAGTGCATTCAAATACTGACATTGTGGGGTCCAGTGGGTTTGCCTGTGGGACGGGGACCCCTGAGACTGGACGGACGCAGCAGGAACAGGAGCAGAGCCAGAACCATCCATCCCATCACAACCAAGGGGAGGGTCAGGTCACcacttcctccacctcctccgaCTGACCCACCTGGGCCTGGCactgtacacaaacacatttttgcactaCTCACATGTGATCTACACTAATGGTTCTGATTTATGTGCTTCCATATGACacattatgaaaaacaaaaaaacaaaaacccacacAAGATCGTTTCGAGGGAGACTTGAATGATGCAACCAACCAATTTTGAAAAGTGATGTATCATGTTCAAAATTAATAAAGATAtgtgatacaaac
Coding sequences within:
- the smim14 gene encoding small integral membrane protein 14 gives rise to the protein MAEGGFDPCECVCTHEYAMRRLINLLRQSQSYCTDTECPLELPGPGGSVGGGGGSGDLTLPLVVMGWMVLALLLFLLRPSSLRGPRPTGKPTGPHNRDGREPPAPPVD